A segment of the Candidatus Pelagisphaera phototrophica genome:
AAGGCATCCACGAGGCCTTGCTTTTTACGACGCCGAATCCCGGGAGGAAGCGACTCGAAAACGAACTCCCAGTTCCCCTCGGAAACCGCCTCAGCGAGCTTCAGCATGTACTCGTTGCCTAGCACTTTGAAAGGGGGGCGGTCCAGTCGGCGGGCCAAGTCGTCTCGCCAATGCCACAGCTCATAGAGGGCCGCCTTCCCTTTGCCATCCAATTTGTTCGCCCGGGATATTCGCCAGGAATGCTCGCTGCCTTCGGGAAATCCGCTCTGAGCGGTCTCAATCTGATATTCACAGCGTTGCTCGAGCCAAGCATTGCGACCGTGTTCACGGATCCGCTCCATGAGGAGATCCCTGAGTCGGTGCAAGTAAAGGACGTCATTGGCCGCGTATTTCAGCATCTTCTCCGTTAATGGACGCTGTGACCAGTCACTCTTCTGACTGTCTTTGGGCATTTTGACCTCGAAAAACTCTTCCAGCAAAGCGGCCAATCCAAACTTCTTAATCCCGAGGAGTTGGGACGCTAGCATCGAGTCAAATATACTCGTAGCCCTAAAATTGGCGAATTCCTTAAACAGGCGCAAATCGAAGTCGCTACCATGCATGATGAGATGTATTCCATTGAGCGTCTCCCAGAATCCGGAGTATTCAATCTCCGCGAGCATGTCCAAAAGATAGGTTCGATCGTCGAATCTCAGTTGAAGCAAGCAAAGCTGCGTGGCATAGTGATGGAGATTGTCCGCCTCGCTATCCAAAGCGATTTCAGTTTGCGAATCCAGCCGGTCACACAGATAGTTGAGGCCTTCTTGGGTATCGATGTATTCAAATGATTCGTCTTCCATGCTCGGTTGCGAGAGCGACTAAGATCGATTCCAGCCTTTCAGGAAAGCCTCAACAAGCAAGGGTAAATCATCGCTGTATCCTCCTTCCAACGTCGCTGCCACTGGTATCTTCGCCTCAGCAAGCCAACTCCCTAATGCCTCAAAATCAATCGATCTCAATCTCATGTCCGTCAAGGGATCGAGTTCGTAGGCGTCGAATCCCGCGGATACAAGAACGAGCCCTGGTTCAAAATCGAGAATAGCCTCCCAAGATTTCGCCAAAACTTCCAAGTGGACTTCTGGCAAAGTTCCTGGTCTAACCGGAAAGTTCCTCGCATTGCCGCGTGAAATCGTCCCCGTTCCCGGATAACAGGGGTGTTGATGAACGGAAACATATAAAGCTCCCTCCACCCCTTCCAGAATCGCTTCGGTACCGTTCCCATGATGCGCGTCAAAATCCCACACAGCCACTTTTTCAATTCCGGTTTCCAAGGCCTCCAAAGCCGATATCGCTATATGGTTGAGATAGCAAAACCCCATTGCCTGGGTCTGCTCCGCGTGATGCCCTGGCGGACGCATGAGTGAAAATGCCTTCTCTCCACTTAGGGCAGACTCCATCGCAGCAAGCGTGCTGCTCGTGCCCAATCGAGCGATTTCAAAAATGTCATTGTGAAAGGCGGTATCCGCGTCAAACGCTCGCTCTTCCTGGAGGCGATCCAAATGAGAACGAGGGTGCACCCTCAACAGTGACAGTTCCGAGGCCACTTCAAAGGGTTCCCAAGTCCACTCGGGTTGCCTTTCCTTTAACCAAGCTACGGTTGCTGCAACTCTTGTCGGTCGTTCCGGGTGTCCTGGGGAATGATAGGTCAAGCACTTTGGGTCGGAGTAAATTTTCATGAAATTCGATGTCCGCCTGTTAAGTTAGACCTAATACCCCTTCTAGGCAAACGGAATATTATGCCGACTGCCGATGCGACGCTCGAGCCCAACTCGAGCGAAAAAACTTTTATTGTCCAAATCGAAAACGCCGCCCGCGACCAGCGCCGAATCCACGTCGTCGTTCCAAGTAAGTCGCGTTCCAAAGAAAAATCTCGATTCAAGGGATTGAATGCGTTTGAACCTCGGGAATCGAAGTGGCCCTCTAAAAGAAACCCCGCATCAATTGTGCTGCCTCCGATGCCGTAAAGCGTGTATTCAAATCCTACCACCATGGCACTGTATTTTTCCGACGGGGTGTCCCCGGCGATTCCCTCAAACTTTAATAGCCAGCCTTCGTTCGCGTACTGGAGGTCGAGTCCGACTTGGTCCATCTGCTCATAGTAAGGTCGAAAGATCGAATTCCCATCAACGTCTAAACTCGGAACCAATAACGGGTCGCCCGTGTCCCACGGAAGCAGTGTAGACCCACGTCGAAGTCGACGATAATGTTAGACCAGCGAATAGCCCCATCAATATGGCTCTCTTCCACTGATGGCTCATATAGGGGCCTATCTGTATCCACCCATCGGCACTACGCAATCGGCCTTCGCTTCCAGAAAAAGGCGAGCTCCTCAAGAAGGGCTGTAATATTTTGGAGCGAGCCCAAGACCTATCAATTCTACCCGAAAATCATTTCTACCCGAAGGTCTACCAGCCCCCTATTTGTATGGCCAAAAAAGTTTAGAACCTTCTAAAATTTTACGGCCTTAAGGGTATTCTGCGAAGTTCTGGTTTTTTGATCGGAGCGACGGAAGCGAGGAAGGCACATCCTTATCTTTTATAGTCGATCGGTCGGACTCGCTCAATACACATCTCGGCCGTAGCGCTTATCCTTTTGCATCTGCTTCACGTAAGCTGCGGCTGCGGCCTCGGCCATTCCGCCCTGCTCAGCCACGATGTCAATGAGCGCTTGATTGACGTCCTTGGCCATCCGGCTGGCGTCACCACATACGTAAAAATATCCACCTGCATTGATCCACTCCCAGATTTGAGCGGCGTTCTCGCGCATTCGATCCTGAACATATATCTTCTCTGCTTGGTCCCTCGAAAAAGCCAGATCCACTTTGTATAAGTACCCGGATTCGAGGTACTTCTCCCATTCAGGTTGATACAGGTAGTCGGTTGCTTGGTGCTGGTCCCCAAAGAACAGCCAGTTTTTTCCGGTGGCTCCTTTTGCGATTCGTTCCTCTATAAAGGCTCGAAAGGGAGCGATTCCCGTTCCGGGTCCAATCATGATGATCGGAAGCGATCCGTCTTTGGGCAGCTTGAAGTTGGGGTTGTGGTGGAAATAAACCCCAGCGGTCGCTCCTTCATCCCACATATCAGAAATGAAAGTCGAGCATACCCCTTTTTTTGGTCTTCCAAAAGCCTCGTAGCGCACCGTCCCTACGGTCAAATGAACCTCATTGGGATGAGCGTTTATACTGGAGGCGATGGAATACAAACGGGCCGCCAGCGGACGTAGAAATCCGGCGTAGTCGCTCGCGCAAAGGGAACTCGGTGGGTACTCTTTCACCACGTCCACCCAATCTCTCCCCCAAATATATTCCTTTACCCATTCCCTGTCCGCACACTTTTCCAGAAGCTCATCGAGTCCAGCCGCTTTTGCGAACTTCGTGAGGACTACTTTTGTCACAACACGTAAATCGAATTTGTCTCGAAGCGCCTCTCCGAAAGAGAAAACCTCTTCGCCAATGGTAAGCTCATCCGCGGCGTCGATTCCTGTCGCCGCGAGGAACGCCTCGACGAGATCAGGCGAATTCTGAGGAACCACCGCCAAAGCGTCCCCCGCGTCGTAGCTAAGTCCCGAACCTTCGATGGAGACCTCCGCGTGGATAGTCTCTTTGGCAGAGCCCTCAACATTGAGGTTGTACTTTTTAAGTAGAGGAGCGGGGAAAGGGTTGCTCTTCCCGAACACGGATTGCGTAGATTCAGCAGCTTCGCTCATTGAATAGTTGATAGGAATTTTCTCGCCTGACGCCTCCTGCTTCGGCCGTCAACAACGAAGGAAAAAGCCAAAGCCGCCCACTGAACGCAAGAACAGAAACACAGAAGTGGGTTAACACTCGATCCGACCAAAATGGGGGTTCCCTGAAGTTCGCTCCTAGGAGGCAACCACAGAGGCATCTACGACTCTTCAAGATTGCTAAATTCCTTCAGGAATCCTTCCGCGTCACGGTAACCAATGAATCGAGAAACCTCGTTCCCGTTTCCATCTACGAAGATAACTGTAGGCAACGAATGAATACTATATTTTGCGGCGAGCTCGCTGTTCTCATCGACGTCCACTTTAACAGCTACTGCCTTGTCTTTCAAAGTCGAAATAACGTTTTCGTCCTTCCAAGTGGTCCGGTCCAGCATTTTGCAAGGGCCACACCACTCTGCCTTGAAGTCGATCATAACCAACTTTCTTGTCGATTTCGCTACTTTCTGCGCAGCCATTAGGTCTCCCTCGAAAAACAGATCTTCCGCCCAAAGGACCGGCGTTAAGAAAATTCCTGCGAGAAAGGAGATAAGAGCAAGTGATTTCATAGTGTGCTCAATGTTTTTACACCAAAAGACGCGCCAAAACGCCTCATAAGTTCAATAAAATGTTCTGGCAATCCCCCTGTTTTTGCAAACCAATTCCCAAAAAGCAACAATTCGGTCGTATCAGGACCCCGCTCCGTATTTTTGTGATTAGTCCTCGAATCCCCGTTTCGAGGTCTCCTCCAGTAATCACAAAGTCCATGTCCTTATTCTTCATGATATTAGGCAGCTTGAGCGTGTTCCTATTTGGTATGCGCCTCATGAGCGAGTCGATCCAACAATTTTCAGGTGAGCGGCTTCGTAGGATCATGCGCTCGATGACCGGAAACCGATTTGCCGGTGTTATGACTGGATTCCTCGTCACCTGTCTAGTCCAGTCCTCCTCGGCCACCACAGTCATGGTCGTTAGTTTCGTCCACGCCCGCCTCCTGACCCTAATCCAGTCGATCGGCGTCATCATGGGGGCTAATCTCGGCACAACGACAACGTTTTGAATCATCTCGTTTCTGGGTTTTAAGTTTAGCCTCTCAAATATCGCCATTCCCGTAATCGGCGTTGGGGTTGCAATGACTTTCTTGAAGACCGCTCGCCTCAAGGAGGTCGGCAACTTCTGCACAGGATTCGGATTGCTTTTCCTCGGCCTTAGCCTTCTCAAAAACTCGGTTCCCGATATCAAGAGCAATCCAGAAGCCTTGGAATGGATCGCCTCTTTGAGTAACTACGGGTTTGGTTCGATCCCCATCTTTCTCGCGGTCGGTGTGGTTCTCACCATTGTCGTGCAGTCCTCCTCGGTCGCTGGTGCAATAACGCTAACCATGGCGTACAAGGGCTGGATCGACTTTCCTCAAGCTGCCGCGGTCATTCCAGGGGAAAATATTGGCACCACAATCACCGCCTACCTCGCATGGCTAACGGCCAACACGGCTGCTAAACGAGCGGCTCGAGCGCATTTCATATTCAATATGCTCGGTGTGCTTTGGATGTTCGCCGTATTCTTCCCCTTTATTTCTATGGTCGACTGGCTGATGCCCGGTCCACCAGAAGCTCTTATCGTAGATGGTCAAGGACGGGCTGACGCGAATCCGGATCTACCAAACCACATGGCGCTTTATCACACGCTCTTCAACTTGCTTAACATCCTTCTACTGATCGGTTTTGTACCCAAGATCGCCCAACTCGTCGAATGGTTGGTCAAAGAAAAACCCACTACTGCCCACCTTCCCACCTTCCGGTATCTCGACACTATGTCATGGGGCTCCGGGGAACTGAATTTCTCCGAAGGCAAGCAAGCGATTCGGAAACTCGGTGATCTAAGCAAGCAGATGTTTGAGCAGTTCCTTTTTGTATATAACAATCCGCAGGAAGACCTTTCCGAAAAAGTGAAAGAGATCAACCGGATGGAAGAGGAGAGTAACGAAATCACCTCAGAGCTGTACGATTTCCTCATTCATTACTCCTCCGACCATGTAAGCAACGAAACCCGACAAGAGGCTACGCGGTACCTCCGAGTGATCGCAGAGCTCGAGGAAATCTGCGACTGCTGCCACCGAATCACGAACCGGGCTGCAAAACGCTATCGGAAAAACCGCTTTATCAATAAAGAGATTGAGGACGACATTGTCCAATTCGGTGAAAACGTTGAACGATTTATAGACTTCTACCAATCCCGAATTCAGTCGAAAGTATCAGCGGCTGATATGGAAGTTGCGATC
Coding sequences within it:
- a CDS encoding ribonuclease D, with product MEDESFEYIDTQEGLNYLCDRLDSQTEIALDSEADNLHHYATQLCLLQLRFDDRTYLLDMLAEIEYSGFWETLNGIHLIMHGSDFDLRLFKEFANFRATSIFDSMLASQLLGIKKFGLAALLEEFFEVKMPKDSQKSDWSQRPLTEKMLKYAANDVLYLHRLRDLLMERIREHGRNAWLEQRCEYQIETAQSGFPEGSEHSWRISRANKLDGKGKAALYELWHWRDDLARRLDRPPFKVLGNEYMLKLAEAVSEGNWEFVFESLPPGIRRRKKQGLVDALKRGEARDASSLPKLPPREESKGPLSQVELDRQEKIKLHRNRVAEELGIDPTLIATRSHVAQLARDSNAMEGLLDWQKEHLGQIIESAESNDPPAGD
- a CDS encoding histone deacetylase family protein; translated protein: MKIYSDPKCLTYHSPGHPERPTRVAATVAWLKERQPEWTWEPFEVASELSLLRVHPRSHLDRLQEERAFDADTAFHNDIFEIARLGTSSTLAAMESALSGEKAFSLMRPPGHHAEQTQAMGFCYLNHIAISALEALETGIEKVAVWDFDAHHGNGTEAILEGVEGALYVSVHQHPCYPGTGTISRGNARNFPVRPGTLPEVHLEVLAKSWEAILDFEPGLVLVSAGFDAYELDPLTDMRLRSIDFEALGSWLAEAKIPVAATLEGGYSDDLPLLVEAFLKGWNRS
- a CDS encoding diflavin oxidoreductase — its product is MSEAAESTQSVFGKSNPFPAPLLKKYNLNVEGSAKETIHAEVSIEGSGLSYDAGDALAVVPQNSPDLVEAFLAATGIDAADELTIGEEVFSFGEALRDKFDLRVVTKVVLTKFAKAAGLDELLEKCADREWVKEYIWGRDWVDVVKEYPPSSLCASDYAGFLRPLAARLYSIASSINAHPNEVHLTVGTVRYEAFGRPKKGVCSTFISDMWDEGATAGVYFHHNPNFKLPKDGSLPIIMIGPGTGIAPFRAFIEERIAKGATGKNWLFFGDQHQATDYLYQPEWEKYLESGYLYKVDLAFSRDQAEKIYVQDRMRENAAQIWEWINAGGYFYVCGDASRMAKDVNQALIDIVAEQGGMAEAAAAAYVKQMQKDKRYGRDVY
- a CDS encoding thioredoxin family protein: MKSLALISFLAGIFLTPVLWAEDLFFEGDLMAAQKVAKSTRKLVMIDFKAEWCGPCKMLDRTTWKDENVISTLKDKAVAVKVDVDENSELAAKYSIHSLPTVIFVDGNGNEVSRFIGYRDAEGFLKEFSNLEES
- a CDS encoding PhoU domain-containing protein: MEEESNEITSELYDFLIHYSSDHVSNETRQEATRYLRVIAELEEICDCCHRITNRAAKRYRKNRFINKEIEDDIVQFGENVERFIDFYQSRIQSKVSAADMEVAIDLEDMINEKRRKLRKRSVNRMTNNSAEVHSELIYIEIVNNFERIANHSKNIIQSLPKETT